The sequence TTCCTCATAGGTTTTTTTCTTTTCTTCTTCTACCATTTCTTTAGATTTTTTCAGTTTGTGATACTTTTTAAACAGGGATTGTGCATTCTCGCTTGGAGATTTGTTCGGGTTAAGTGAAATAATTCGTTTGGATTGATCAGGGTCATAATAGTTAATTACCTCGACCTCTTTATCCCCATGGCGAACTAAATGCATATGCGCTGTTAATAATTCGCCATCACGCTGATAACGATCCGCATCCTTTGCATCCTCCAGTGTTTGATCGAGCTTACCTAACTTCCGCTTATTTTTCTTTTGTTCATTGGTTAGAAAACGGAGCAAATCACCTGCTCTTTGCTTAACTCTGTCACGTTCTGCCTTACCGGAATAGAAATGATCAAGCATTTTACTAACACTAGAGAAATCTTCTCGATTTTCCATTGCATTTGTTAAATGGATAACATAGAAACGCTCTTTTTTGCCATGCATAACGTTAGGTTGATACTGGTGCTTTGCCAATTGCAGTTGAACTTGTTCAAAAGCATCCTTATAGGTTTGAAGGTCACCTAAACCTGCTCTTGTCACAATTTCTTTAGCTAACATCGGAGACACACCCATTAATGTATTGACCAGTTGCTGATCCAATTTACCAGCATTAAAATCCAATTTCCTTATTAACTGATCACCATCAAGGCAGAAGGGATCAACCTTCTGATGGCTCGGTGGCTGTACATAAGTACTGCCTGGCAAAATCGAACGATGACGGTTTTGTAAACTGGAGATATGCTTGATGCTATCCAGAATAACCTGTCTTTCCTGATCGATTAAGATGATATTACTGTGTTTTCCCATCACTTCGACGACGAGTGTTTTGACACTTGGATCGCCAATTTCATTTCTTGTCTGGAAATGAATATGAATAATTCGTTCATTTTCTATCTGTTTAACCGATTCAACAAAACTTCCACTTAAATATTTGCGCAACATCATACAATACATCGACGGTTCCTTTGGGTTATCGTATGTATCATTTGAAATGTGAATTCTTGCATAGCTAGGATGAGCACTAACTAATAATTGCTTATTTT is a genomic window of Gracilibacillus salinarum containing:
- a CDS encoding Rqc2 family fibronectin-binding protein, producing MVFDGIVTRAVGNELDQELVSGRVLKIYQPTETELVMTIRKHGENKQLLVSAHPSYARIHISNDTYDNPKEPSMYCMMLRKYLSGSFVESVKQIENERIIHIHFQTRNEIGDPSVKTLVVEVMGKHSNIILIDQERQVILDSIKHISSLQNRHRSILPGSTYVQPPSHQKVDPFCLDGDQLIRKLDFNAGKLDQQLVNTLMGVSPMLAKEIVTRAGLGDLQTYKDAFEQVQLQLAKHQYQPNVMHGKKERFYVIHLTNAMENREDFSSVSKMLDHFYSGKAERDRVKQRAGDLLRFLTNEQKKNKRKLGKLDQTLEDAKDADRYQRDGELLTAHMHLVRHGDKEVEVINYYDPDQSKRIISLNPNKSPSENAQSLFKKYHKLKKSKEMVEEEKKKTYEEMKYLDEIIEQIDSAREQDIEEIREELQEQGYLKKRQSQSKQKKKPAKPAPEIFHATDGTEILVGKNNKQNEYVTNRLARKDEIWLHTKDIPGSHVVIRTHDPSEDTLLEAAQLAANFSKSKHSSSVPVDYTLIRHVKKPNGAKPGFVTYDNQKTLFVTPDQQLIERLRKKS